In Clostridiisalibacter paucivorans DSM 22131, the genomic stretch AGTCAGTCCACTCTTCAGGACAATGGCTTCTACCATCTTTGCTAGGTACAAATAATAGCCCAACATCAGTTATACCTGCCATTATCATAGCATCATGTCCTGCACCACTTAACATATCTATCTTCGAAAGACCTAATTTCTCACAGTTATTATTAAAATATCTTATTATATCAGTATTTAATTTCACTGGGTCTGCATTTAAACTTTCAAACACTGTATACTCTACAGATTTCTGTTCCTTAACCTTCTTAAGTTCTTCATGTATAAACTCTGTAATTTCATCTATACATTTACTATTTTTAGATCTTATGTCCACCGTAAACTTCACTTCTCCTGGAACAATATTTGCTGCTCCAGGTAATATATTTAAGGTCCCCACTGTGGCCACTGAACCTTCTCCTACCTCTTTGGCCTTATCACTTATCTTGCTTATAACTTTAGTAGCGCTATCTAATGCATCAATCCTCATAGTCATAGGTGTAGTCCCTGCATGGTCTGGTCTTCCCTTTATCACTATATCTAACTGTTTAATTCCTACAATGTGATTTACTATACCTATATCCTTGTTTTCATGCTCTAAAATTGGTCCTTGTTCTATATGCAATTCTAGAAATGCTCTAATATCATTTGAATCTCTTTTTGCATGACCTATCTTATCTGGATCAAATCCAAATTCTTTCATAGCATCGGCTGTAGATATACCTTCCATATCTTTGTATATATCTAACTGCTCCCTAGTTATGGTAC encodes the following:
- a CDS encoding Zn-dependent hydrolase, with translation MDTRLERIKKDIETLGQFNSTPGEGLTRFSLTEEDKQARAYIKGEMKKIGLQVYEDEACTIIGRLEGSIKDGPIIMLGSHYDSVKNGGNFDGNAGVVAALETARVIKEKNIKLKYPVEFIAMIEEEGGRFGSGLFGSRAMAGTITREQLDIYKDMEGISTADAMKEFGFDPDKIGHAKRDSNDIRAFLELHIEQGPILEHENKDIGIVNHIVGIKQLDIVIKGRPDHAGTTPMTMRIDALDSATKVISKISDKAKEVGEGSVATVGTLNILPGAANIVPGEVKFTVDIRSKNSKCIDEITEFIHEELKKVKEQKSVEYTVFESLNADPVKLNTDIIRYFNNNCEKLGLSKIDMLSGAGHDAMIMAGITDVGLLFVPSKDGRSHCPEEWTDYYELQKGIEVMYNTVLSLGEVE